The following coding sequences lie in one Arabidopsis thaliana chromosome 3, partial sequence genomic window:
- the ABCG38 gene encoding pleiotropic drug resistance 10 (pleiotropic drug resistance 10 (PDR10); FUNCTIONS IN: nucleoside-triphosphatase activity, ATPase activity, nucleotide binding, ATP binding; INVOLVED IN: drug transmembrane transport; LOCATED IN: membrane; CONTAINS InterPro DOMAIN/s: ATPase, AAA+ type, core (InterPro:IPR003593), ABC transporter-like (InterPro:IPR003439), ABC-2 type transporter (InterPro:IPR013525); BEST Arabidopsis thaliana protein match is: pleiotropic drug resistance 12 (TAIR:AT1G15520.1); Has 363000 Blast hits to 261526 proteins in 3923 species: Archae - 7344; Bacteria - 290817; Metazoa - 9149; Fungi - 7312; Plants - 5618; Viruses - 4; Other Eukaryotes - 42756 (source: NCBI BLink).) produces MAHYRVSSEVENIMNRDRSHRKNEEEDEEEALKLAAMEKLQRLPTYDRARKAVLKGITGGFKEIDMKDLGLAERRELFDRVMTMDDEDWHGEYLRRLKSRFDRVSLHLPTIEVRFEDLNVTAEAYAGSKTVPTVLNSYVNLLKGIGTKIRVLPDRKKRISILNDVSGIIKPGRLTLLLGPPGSGKSTLLKALSGKTETGLRSTGKVTYNGHELHEFVPERTAGYIDQYDVHLPDLTVRETLKFSAKCQGVGTGYDMLAELLRREKDLNIKPDPYLDALMKASVIKGHKEYVVTDYVLKVLGLEICADTIVGNHMKRGISGGQKKRVTTGEMLVGPVGAFFMDNISDGLDSSTTFQIVKSIKQMIHVFDKTALISLLQPPPETFELFDDVIILGEGHIVYQGPREDVLEFFEFMGFKCPERKGIADYLQEILSKKDQEQYWANPELPYRYVTAKKFEEGFKIHHFGRAMRSQLATPFDRLKNHRAALTRTTYGASKLELLKACLERESILMKRNLRTFVLKSLQLIINAILIGVVFWQQKNYPSTVEDGIIYMGAIYLEVQMIVFSGFFELPMTIDKLPVFYKQRHFSFYPSWAFSLPTSIITFPLSFVEVFIVVLITYFTIGYDLTVPSFLKHYLVLALCGQMSYGLFRCIAAVTRNHVVSNTMGCLAVMWLMTFSGYVLSRNQVHKWLTWAYWTSPMMYIQTAVSVNEFRSESWKDGLGVAVLKSRGFFVETYWYWIGLLALILSTILSNIITSLCLAFLKQYGISKTAVLPDEREEADSNNTTGRDYTGTTMERFFDRVVTTRTCNDKKLRIPFKPLYMTFENITYSVDTPKEMKEKGIRENKLVLLNGLSGAFRPGVLTALMGVSGAGKTTLMDVLAGRKNTGYIQGEIYVSGFPKKQDSFARVSGYCEQSDIHSPLLTVYESLLYSAWLRLPPDIDTHTRELFIEEVMELIELKALREMLVGYVGISGLSTEQRKRMTIAVELVANPSILFMDEPTSGLDARAAAIVMRTVRNTVDTGRTVVCTIHQPSIDIFESFDELFLLTRGGEEIYVGPIGHHSSQLIEYFEGIRGVGKIKEGYNPATWALEVTTRAQEDVLGVTFAQVYKKSNLYRRNKDLIKELNNIPPHAQDIHFSTKYSQSYLSQFQACLWKQHKSYWRNVPYNAVRFSFGAAVGIMYGIIFWSLGKRKGTRQDIFNSVGAMSTVVGFLSSQSAATVRPVVIAERTVFYREAGAGMYSALPYAFSQVIIEIPYTMAQACIYGVIVYGMIGYEWTASKFFLNIFFTFISILYSIYTGIMVISVSPNQEIASILNGVISTSWNVFSGFTIPRPRMHVWLRWFTYVCPGWWGLYGLTIAQYGDVETRLDTGETVVEFMKNYYGYEYNFLWVVSLTLIAFSMFFVFIYAFSVKILNFQKR; encoded by the exons aTGGCACATTACAGAGTAAGCTCAGAGGTAGAGAACATAATGAACAGAGACAGGAGTCACcgaaaaaacgaagaagaagacgaagaggaaGCTTTGAAATTAGCGGCTATGGAGAAGTTGCAGCGTCTTCCAACGTATGACCGGGCGAGAAAGGCCGTGTTAAAAGGGATCACAGGAGGTTTCAAGGAGATTGACATGAAAGACCTTGGCCTCGCGGAGAGAAGAGAGTTATTCGATAGAGTTATGACGATGGATGATGAAGATTGGCATGGAGAGTATCTAAGGAGGCTAAAGAGTCGTTTTGATAG AGTCTCTCTGCATCTGCCGACGATAGAAGTCCGATTTGAAGATTTAAACGTGACTGCCGAAGCTTATGCGGGAAGCAAAACCGTTCCCACAGTCCTGAACTCATACGTCAACCTTTTAAAA GGTATTGGAACTAAAATCAGAGTTCTTCCGGATCGGAAAAAGAGAATCTCCATTCTTAACGATGTTAGTGGAATCATCAAGCCTGGCAG ATTGACTCTACTATTGGGACCACCGGGCTCTGGAAAATCGACACTACTAAAAGCATTGTCTGGAAAGACAGAAACTGGACTAAGA TCTACAGGGAAAGTGACATACAATGGTCATGAACTGCATGAGTTTGTGCCTGAAAGAACTGCGGGATACATCGACCAATATGATGTTCACTTGCCGGACCTAACAGTTCGAGAAACATTAAAGTTTTCCGCAAAATGCCAAGGAGTTGGCACAGGCTACG ATATGCTTGCTGAGTTACTGAGACGAGAGAAAGACTTGAATATCAAGCCGGATCCTTACCTCGATGCGTTAATGAAG GCATCGGTTATAAAAGGACACAAGGAGTATGTGGTTACAGATTACGTTTTAAAAGTCTTAGGACTTGAGATATGTGCTGATACGATAGTTGGGAATCATATGAAGAGAGGCATCTCTGGTGGGCAAAAGAAACGCGTAACGACTG GCGAAATGTTGGTCGGTCCAGTTGGAGCTTTCTTCATGGACAACATATCAGATGGTTTAGATAGCTCGACGACGTTTCAGATTGTCAAGAGCATCAAGCAAATGATCCATGTTTTCGATAAAACCGCTCTTATTTCTCTTCTCCAGCCTCCTCCAGAGACATTTGAGCTCTTCGATGATGTCATCATTCTTGGAGAAGGCCACATTGTTTACCAAGGCCCTCGAGAAGACGTCCTCGagttttttgaatttatggGGTTTAAGTGTCCTGAAAGAAAAGGGATTGCTGATTACTTGCAAGAA attttatccaaaaaagatcaagaacaaTATTGGGCTAATCCAGAGCTGCCATATCGTTATGTAACCGCAAAAAAATTCGAGGAAGGCttcaaaattcatcatttCGGGAGAGCAATGCGGTCTCAGCTTGCAACGCCATTTGATCGACTAAAGAATCACAGAGCAGCCCTGACAAGGACAACATATGGAGCTAGCAAGTTGGAACTACTAAAGGCATGCTTAGAACGAGAAAGCATTCTAATGAAGAGGAACTTACGCACTTTCGTCTTGAAGTCACTTCAGCTAATTATCAATGCCATTCTAATCGGAGTTGTGTTTTGGCAACAAAAGAACTATCCCAGCACGGTCGAGGATGGAATCATCTACATGGGAGCTATCTACTTGGAAGTGCAAATGATTGTGTTCTCGGGGTTTTTCGAACTTCCAATGACTATCGATAAGCTTCCAGTGTTCTACAAGCAACGTCATTTTAGCTTTTACCCGTCATGGGCATTCTCGTTACCAACGTCAATCATCACCTTCCCTTTATCCTTCGTTGAAGTCTTCATTGTGGTCTTAATAACTTATTTCACCATTGGATATGATCTAACCGTCCCATC GTTCCTGAAACATTACTTAGTTCTAGCATTGTGCGGACAAATGTCGTATGGGCTTTTTCGATGTATCGCTGCAGTGACTCGAAATCATGTGGTTTCAAACACAATGGGATGTCTTGCTGTGATGTGGCTGATGACATTCAGCGGATATGTGTTGTCCCGAA ATCAAGTGCATAAATGGTTGACATGGGCGTACTGGACATCACCAATGATGTATATCCAAACAGCTGTTTCGGTTAACGAATTCCGCAGCGAGTCTTGGAAAGAT GGTCTAGGAGTAGCGGTCTTGAAATCGCGAGGtttttttgtagaaacttATTGGTATTGGATTGGACTTTTAGCATTGATCCTATCCACAATCTTGTCCAACATCATTACATCTTTGTGCCTGGCTTTTCTTAAAC AATATGGAATATCTAAGACTGCGGTGTTACCGGATGAACGAGAAGAAGCTGATAGCAACAATACGACCGGCAGAGACTATACAGGAACTACGATGGAACGATTCTTTGATA GAGTTGTAACAACAAGAACTTGCAACGACAAAAAACTGCGTATACCTTTCAAACCTCTATATATGACGTTCGAGAACATCACATATTCTGTAGACACCCCAAAG gaaatgaaagaaaaaggcaTAAGAGAGAATAAACTAGTACTATTGAATGGATTAAGCGGTGCTTTTAGGCCCGGGGTTCTTACAGCACTTATGGGCGTGAGTGGTGCGGGCAAAACTACTTTGATGGATGTCTTAGCCGGACGTAAGAACACAGGATACATCCAAGGGGAAATATATGTCTCTGGATTTCCTAAAAAACAGGATAGCTTTGCTCGTGTTTCGGGTTATTGCGAACAATCTGACATCCATTCCCCTCTTTTAACTGTTTATGAGTCTCTTCTTTATTCTGCATGGTTGAGGTTGCCTCCTGATATCGACACACATACTCGAGAG CTCTTTATTGAAGAGGTGATGGAATTGATAGAGTTAAAAGCATTGAGGGAGATGTTGGTAGGATATGTGGGAATTAGTGGGCTTTCGACCgagcaaagaaaaagaatgacaATCGCAGTAGAGCTTGTAGCCAATCCTTCTATTCTTTTCATGGATGAGCCTACATCCGGCTTGGATGCTAGAGCTGCCGCGATTGTCATGAGGACAGTTCGAAACACTGTTGACACTGGAAGAACTGTTGTATGCACCATTCACCAGCCAAgtattgatatttttgaatCCTTTGATGAG cttttcttGTTGACAAGAGGAGGCGAAGAGATCTATGTTGGTCCAATAGGCCACCATTCCTCTCAACTAATCGAATACTTTGAG GGAATAAGAGGAGtaggaaaaataaaggaagGTTATAATCCAGCAACATGGGCCCTTGAAGTAACAACAAGGGCACAAGAAGATGTTCTTGGTGTCACATTTGCGCAAGTATACAAGAAGTCAAACCTCTATAG GAGAAACAAAGATCTGATTAAGGAACTGAACAATATTCCTCCTCATGCACAAGACATTCATTTCTCAACAAAATATTCACAATCCTACCTCTCTCAATTCCAAGCTTGCTTGTGGAAGCAACACAAATCATATTGGAGAAATGTTCCTTATAACGCGGTGCGTTTCAGTTTCGGGGCTGCTGTTGGAATCATGTATGGAATCATCTTTTGGAGCCTCGGAAAACGAAAAGGAACAAGGCAAGATATCTTCAATAGTGTAGGCGCGATGTCAACCGTTGTTGGCTTCTTAAGTTCACAAAGTGCGGCTACTGTACGTCCAGTTGTAATCGCTGAACGTACTGTTTTTTATCGAGAAGCCGGTGCTGGAATGTACTCCGCTCTACCCTATGCATTTTCACAG GTGATAATCGAGATCCCATATACAATGGCTCAAGCTTGCATCTATGGAGTTATTGTCTATGGGATGATAGGATACGAATGGACAGcttccaagttttttttgaaCATATTCTTTACCTTCATCAGCATCCTCTACTCTATATACACTGGTATTATGGTCATTTCCGTAAGCCCTAATCAAGAAATCGCTTCGATACTCAATGGTGTCATATCCACATCGTGGAACGTCTTTTCAGGATTCACTATTCCTCGTCCC AGAATGCATGTATGGTTGAGATGGTTCACCTACGTGTGTCCCGGGTGGTGGGGGTTGTACGGACTGACGATAGCTCAATACGGAGATGTGGAGACAAGGCTCGATACGGGTGAGACGGTTGTTGAGTTCATGAAGAATTATTATGGTTATGAATACAACTTCTTGTGGGTTGTCTCACTTACCCTCATTGCTTTCTCtatgttttttgtatttatctaTGCTTTCTCTGTTAAGATTCTGAATTTCCAAAAGAGGTGA